A genomic window from Glycine max cultivar Williams 82 chromosome 17, Glycine_max_v4.0, whole genome shotgun sequence includes:
- the LOC100810303 gene encoding protein CHLOROPLAST IMPORT APPARATUS 2, with protein sequence MSSSCLSGAGGRTYGFDFEFVKSPSSSTFTSHTSSSPSSTISESSNSPLAISTKKPRTPRKRPNQTYNEAAALLSTAYPNLFSTKNLKTQGKGKGKFSRPTSENFDYDSSELLLPFRVFDGTASCFLLDQTGPKPMERPKVVSVQEKDNNNKACESPGEISSIVNFNSVELNDDGEESLDAESILDEEIEEGIDSIMGSSIQEVSNDAVSNLPWILPFGGKLEFPRPRVRALRHVDDGNWWNFPAVDILSISPKINTKPPPVAAEKKMKKKKVAAAPSPVVLELKNTELPKPKQGLMLKLDYDGVRNAWSDSGTPFTDDSPLADVPENDVTARLSQIDLLWDNGGVREASVLRYKEKRRTRLFSKKIRYQVRKVNADRRPRMKGRFVRRLNSSSNAHR encoded by the exons ATGTCTTCTTCGTGTCTGAGTGGAGCCGGGGGAAGAACCTATGGATTCGATTTCGAATTCGTTAAATCTCCGTCTTCATCTACTTTCACATCACACACATCTTCTTCACCTTCCTCAACGATCTCCGAATCGAGCAATTCGCCGCTGGCAATCTCAACGAAGAAGCCCAGAACGCCGCGGAAGCGACCCAACCAAACATACAACGAAGCCGCGGCGCTTCTCTCCACGGCGTACCCGAATTTGTTCTCCACGAAGAACTTGAAAACTCAGGGCAAAGGCAAAGGCAAATTCTCGAGGCCCACATCGGAGAATTTCGATTACGATTCTTCGGAGCTGTTATTGCCGTTCAGAGTCTTCGACGGAACGGCGTCGTGTTTTCTTTTGGACCAAACGGGCCCGAAGCCCATGGAGAGGCCCAAAGTGGTGAGCGTGCAGGAGaaggataataataataaggcgTGTGAGAGCCCCGGCGAGATAAGCTCCATCGTGAATTTCAATTCAGTTGAATTGAACGATGACGGCGAAGAGAGCCTCGACGCGGAATCGATTCTCGATGAGGAAATCGAAGAAGGGATCGATAGCATCATGGGGAGCAGTATTCAAGAGGTCTCAAACGACGCCGTTAGTAACTTGCCCTGGATTTTGCCTTTTGGCGGGAAATTGGAGTTCCCGAGACCCCGTGTTAGGGCTCTCCGCCACGTCGACGACGGTAACTGGTGGAATTTTCCTGCCGTCGATATTCTTTCAATATCGCCCAAAATTAACACCAAGCCTCCGCCGGTGGCCGccgagaagaagatgaagaagaagaaggttgcGGCGGCGCCGTCGCCGGTCGTCCTGGAGTTGAAGAACACGGAATTGCCCAAACCGAAACAGGGTTTGATGTTGAAATTGGATTACGACGGCGTTCGAAACGCTTGGTCTGACAGCGGAACACCGTTCACCGACGATAGCCCCCTCGCCGACGTCCCGGAAAATGACGTCACT GCGCGGTTGTCGCAAATTGATTTGTTGTGGGACAATGGAGGAGTGAGAGAAGCTAGCGTGCTGCGCTACAAGGAGAAGCGGCGAACGCGCCTCTTCTCGAAAAAGATCAGGTACCAGGTCAGGAAAGTCAACGCAGATCGACGGCCCAGAATGAAG GGACGATTTGTTAGGAGGCTCAATTCTAGCTCAAATGCACACAGATGA